The proteins below are encoded in one region of Streptomyces ficellus:
- a CDS encoding GNAT family N-acetyltransferase, which produces MTTVIDLRNYGRDGLPEGFRQMLIDVHADAYADAMDNEFHQRFPWFVDHWSRMEGFTCVVAFDGDEPTGFAYGAPLRPGREWWRSTPFEPGSGCTSTYAVSEVMVRPQWRKQGISHRLHEALLKDRGEELAVLLVDVTHPKVQELYESWGYEKAGEQQPFADSPMYAVMVRRLHP; this is translated from the coding sequence ATGACCACGGTGATCGACCTGCGGAACTACGGTCGCGACGGCCTCCCGGAAGGCTTCCGGCAAATGCTGATCGACGTGCACGCCGACGCATACGCCGACGCGATGGACAACGAGTTCCACCAGCGGTTTCCCTGGTTCGTCGACCACTGGTCCCGGATGGAGGGCTTCACCTGTGTCGTCGCCTTCGACGGGGACGAGCCGACCGGCTTCGCGTACGGCGCCCCGCTGCGGCCGGGTCGTGAATGGTGGCGTTCCACCCCCTTCGAGCCTGGTAGCGGGTGCACATCGACGTATGCCGTCTCCGAGGTCATGGTGCGCCCGCAGTGGCGGAAACAGGGCATCTCCCATCGACTGCACGAGGCCTTGCTCAAGGACCGCGGCGAGGAACTCGCCGTACTACTGGTCGACGTGACCCACCCAAAGGTGCAGGAGCTCTACGAGTCATGGGGCTACGAGAAGGCGGGCGAGCAGCAGCCCTTCGCCGATTCACCCATGTACGCGGTGATGGTGAGGAGACTCCACCCCTGA
- a CDS encoding DUF397 domain-containing protein, with product MTDEPDLRWFTSSYSGGSGTECVECAEAAPLVLVRDSKQRGGPILAVPDRTWRSFIGWVGAS from the coding sequence ATGACGGACGAGCCCGACCTCCGGTGGTTCACTTCGTCGTACAGCGGCGGTAGCGGTACCGAGTGCGTCGAATGCGCGGAGGCAGCGCCTCTGGTGCTGGTTCGCGACTCCAAGCAGCGCGGTGGCCCCATCCTGGCCGTACCGGACCGCACCTGGCGATCCTTCATCGGCTGGGTCGGGGCCAGCTAG
- a CDS encoding helix-turn-helix domain-containing protein: MPVGPTTRRRQLGVELRRLRENSGLTLEEAGSRVGISKATLSRYETKEGTVKWPAVDALCREYGALDEERAALVELAKGAKIQGWWRSLADSIPESMNLMLTLEDEVVREDHYASMYVPGLLQTRAYAEAVHRASEMRCDEAEVQHMVDIRMKRQELLHREDPPHIWAVIDEAVIRRRVGGRETMREQLRHLSEIVTLPHITLQVLPFATGAHAAAVGSFVILGGPSPELDVVYADLLGGGLFMEKPKELERYKLAFDYLRAQALDLPASAEFIQRVCEEH, from the coding sequence ATGCCGGTCGGACCCACCACACGCCGTCGCCAACTAGGCGTCGAGCTCCGCCGTCTTCGCGAGAACTCAGGCTTGACCCTTGAGGAGGCGGGCTCGCGCGTCGGCATCTCCAAGGCCACGCTGAGTCGCTACGAAACCAAGGAAGGCACGGTCAAATGGCCAGCCGTTGACGCACTTTGCCGGGAGTACGGAGCCCTCGACGAAGAGCGAGCAGCGCTCGTCGAACTCGCCAAAGGTGCCAAGATCCAGGGCTGGTGGCGCTCACTCGCCGACTCCATCCCAGAGTCGATGAACCTCATGCTCACACTCGAGGACGAGGTGGTTCGCGAAGACCACTACGCCAGCATGTACGTACCGGGCCTCCTTCAAACCCGTGCCTACGCCGAGGCTGTGCACCGCGCCTCCGAAATGCGCTGCGACGAGGCTGAGGTACAGCACATGGTCGACATCCGTATGAAGCGGCAGGAGCTGCTCCACCGCGAGGACCCCCCGCACATCTGGGCCGTGATCGACGAGGCAGTGATACGGCGCCGCGTGGGCGGCCGCGAAACCATGCGTGAGCAGCTGAGGCACCTCTCCGAGATCGTCACACTGCCGCACATCACCCTTCAGGTCCTGCCCTTCGCCACCGGCGCGCACGCCGCTGCGGTCGGTAGCTTCGTCATCCTCGGCGGCCCTTCCCCCGAACTGGACGTCGTCTACGCGGATCTGCTTGGCGGCGGCCTGTTCATGGAGAAGCCGAAAGAACTGGAGCGCTATAAATTGGCGTTCGACTACCTCCGCGCACAGGCGCTCGACCTCCCGGCCTCGGCGGAGTTCATACAGCGCGTGTGCGAGGAGCATTGA
- a CDS encoding ATP-binding protein, whose protein sequence is MDVCRYGVSRQAWEILFLAEAEKVAEVRRGIRSHLRLWGLSERADVAQLCASELVTNVIRHVGVGTPTTLAVSMSGTFLRIEVHDPDTRALPTLLQTDHHAESGRGMALVDAVTDRWGVHIRDDRKVTWCELATGLDTPEGHIGGARVTRAEALLALYGAVDLPREPAAGSLISLAQAEEAAIDVIADLLHWLRAHGRDPDEALDRAQTHFEAEVVYA, encoded by the coding sequence GTGGACGTTTGTCGGTACGGGGTCTCACGCCAGGCCTGGGAGATTCTGTTCCTCGCGGAGGCGGAGAAGGTGGCCGAAGTGAGACGGGGTATTCGATCACATCTGCGACTATGGGGGCTCAGTGAGCGGGCCGACGTCGCGCAACTCTGCGCGAGCGAATTGGTCACCAACGTCATCAGGCACGTGGGGGTGGGAACACCCACGACGCTGGCCGTGTCCATGAGCGGGACGTTCCTGCGCATCGAGGTGCACGACCCCGACACTCGAGCACTGCCCACCCTGCTTCAGACGGATCACCACGCCGAGAGCGGTCGAGGGATGGCCCTCGTCGATGCGGTGACCGATCGCTGGGGGGTGCACATCCGCGACGACCGTAAGGTGACCTGGTGTGAGCTCGCGACGGGCCTCGACACACCCGAAGGGCACATCGGCGGAGCCCGGGTGACCAGAGCCGAGGCGCTGCTCGCGTTGTACGGTGCGGTTGACTTGCCCCGGGAGCCCGCCGCCGGCAGCCTGATCAGCCTCGCGCAGGCGGAGGAGGCGGCGATCGACGTGATCGCGGACCTCCTGCACTGGCTCCGGGCCCATGGCCGCGACCCCGACGAGGCGTTGGACCGCGCGCAGACACATTTCGAGGCTGAGGTGGTGTACGCCTAA
- a CDS encoding DUF3427 domain-containing protein codes for MPQIGSDSSALSAGLYEQLITLRLEQRLAESAEHGWRQISDVIGPESVPHVLARHVASTVRHVLQGLAAEERVHAANHILESISTLEGAREWVDLVADGPRALLALAREEAPGVYALRPATPLSDTALITNAPEDPSLGFELRTEIATADRVDLLCAFVKWHGLRIIEQSLKAARERGVPIRVITTTYIGATERRALDRLVEEFHAEVKVNYETRSTRLHAKAWLFRRGTGYDTAYVGSSNLSKAALLDGLEWNVRLSSVATPDVLRKFEGTFDAYWSDPSFEPYDPQRDGSRLEEALTIAGGSSTASATRRITLSGLEVRPYPHQRDMLERLAAERVVHHRHRNLLVAATGTGKTVMAALDYKQLRRQHGRDLRLLFVAHRKEILRQSMRTYQDVLNDANFGESFHSGEIPERWTHVFASVQSLKDRVLDKLPPTHFDVIVIDEFHHGTSPTYKKIVSHFAPKELLALTATPERTDGRSIQDEYFDGRIAAEMRLWEALENDLLSPFHYFGISDNTDLRAVRWKRGGYDTTQLDNVLTGNDARARLVAKSVQEKIADPFTMRALGFCVTVAHAHFMAEAFRAAGLRAVAISGETPAAQRQQALADLKAGTLQTIFSVDLFNEGLDVPDVDTLLLLRPTSSAIVFLQQLGRGLRRSEGKAVLTVLDFIGQHRKEFRFENQFRALTNLTRKRLLANIEHDFPQLPSGCQILLEEKAKKTIIANIKEHIGVNVTALAREVADYALPRLGSYLTESGRELKELYRGNGNSWTGLLRRSGLLRSDPPQDEAALLRRIPSFLHVDDPLRVAAYIRLLEDGAPAYETLDERGQAYARMLFFQLWPLGGSTRKGFASYDEGFATLVDQQAFRDELRQVLAYNLDRTEHIPISLTSAHLDLPLTVHASYSREEILPALGQSFIGGFMPGDFREGVKWCESIKTDALLITLEKDEKDFSPQTRYRDYALSEQLFHWESQNQTSDTSPTGLRYQCHAVEGSQVLLFARRYKTTDIGGAQPWMLLGPASYVEHRGSKPMAITWRLHYDIPVDVYSYAAIAAS; via the coding sequence ATGCCTCAGATCGGCAGCGATTCCTCGGCCTTGTCAGCGGGTCTGTACGAGCAGCTCATCACGCTGCGCCTCGAACAGCGGCTTGCGGAGAGCGCCGAACACGGGTGGCGACAGATCAGCGACGTCATTGGGCCAGAGTCCGTGCCCCACGTCTTGGCGAGACACGTCGCCAGCACAGTGCGACACGTGCTCCAGGGGCTGGCCGCCGAAGAGCGGGTCCACGCGGCAAACCACATCCTGGAGTCCATCAGCACACTGGAGGGTGCCCGGGAGTGGGTTGACCTCGTCGCGGACGGGCCACGTGCACTCCTCGCGCTGGCACGTGAAGAGGCGCCGGGCGTCTACGCGCTCCGGCCAGCGACACCTCTCTCCGATACCGCGCTCATCACCAACGCACCGGAAGATCCCAGCCTCGGTTTCGAACTCCGTACCGAGATCGCCACCGCCGACCGCGTCGACCTTCTCTGCGCCTTCGTGAAGTGGCACGGGCTACGCATCATCGAACAGTCCTTGAAGGCCGCGCGTGAACGCGGCGTACCCATACGAGTCATCACCACGACCTACATCGGAGCCACCGAGCGCCGCGCCCTAGACCGCCTCGTCGAGGAGTTCCATGCCGAGGTCAAGGTCAACTATGAGACGCGCTCTACTCGGCTCCACGCCAAGGCGTGGTTGTTCCGCCGCGGCACCGGCTACGACACGGCGTACGTCGGTAGCTCCAACCTCTCCAAAGCAGCCCTGCTGGACGGGCTGGAGTGGAACGTCCGTCTCTCATCGGTGGCGACCCCAGACGTCCTCCGCAAGTTCGAGGGCACCTTCGACGCGTACTGGAGCGACCCTTCTTTCGAACCGTACGACCCACAGCGGGATGGGAGCCGCCTTGAGGAAGCGCTCACGATCGCCGGTGGGTCGTCCACGGCCTCTGCGACCCGACGCATCACGCTGTCCGGTCTAGAAGTACGGCCCTACCCCCACCAGCGCGACATGCTGGAGCGGCTGGCCGCCGAGCGAGTGGTGCACCACCGTCACCGCAACCTCCTCGTGGCCGCGACCGGCACGGGCAAGACGGTGATGGCGGCGCTGGATTACAAACAATTGCGGAGGCAGCACGGACGAGATCTACGATTGCTCTTCGTGGCGCACCGTAAAGAAATCTTGCGCCAATCGATGCGCACGTACCAAGACGTACTGAACGATGCCAACTTCGGCGAATCCTTCCACAGCGGCGAGATCCCGGAACGTTGGACGCACGTATTCGCCAGCGTGCAATCGCTTAAGGATCGCGTACTGGACAAACTGCCGCCCACCCATTTCGACGTCATCGTGATCGACGAGTTCCATCACGGCACGTCCCCGACCTACAAGAAGATCGTGAGCCACTTCGCACCCAAGGAGCTGCTTGCCCTGACGGCGACGCCGGAGCGTACGGACGGCAGGAGCATCCAGGACGAGTACTTCGACGGCCGGATCGCCGCGGAGATGCGACTGTGGGAGGCCCTGGAGAACGACCTGCTCAGCCCATTTCACTACTTCGGCATCAGTGACAACACCGATCTGCGCGCCGTGCGGTGGAAGCGCGGAGGCTATGACACCACCCAACTGGATAACGTGCTCACCGGCAACGACGCCCGGGCCCGATTGGTCGCGAAGTCGGTACAGGAGAAGATCGCCGATCCGTTCACTATGCGAGCGCTGGGCTTCTGCGTGACCGTCGCACACGCCCACTTCATGGCGGAGGCCTTTCGTGCCGCCGGGCTGCGTGCGGTCGCGATCTCCGGCGAAACACCCGCCGCGCAACGCCAGCAGGCCTTGGCCGATCTCAAGGCCGGCACCCTTCAAACGATCTTCTCGGTCGACCTCTTCAATGAGGGCCTCGACGTTCCGGACGTGGACACGCTCCTCCTGCTACGCCCCACCTCCAGCGCCATCGTATTCCTCCAGCAACTGGGGCGGGGACTGCGTCGCAGCGAGGGTAAAGCCGTGCTGACCGTCTTGGATTTCATCGGACAGCACCGCAAGGAATTCCGATTCGAGAATCAGTTCCGCGCGCTGACCAACCTCACCCGCAAGCGACTCCTGGCCAACATTGAGCATGACTTCCCGCAACTGCCTTCTGGTTGCCAGATCCTTCTGGAGGAGAAGGCAAAGAAGACAATCATCGCGAACATCAAGGAACACATCGGCGTCAACGTCACGGCGCTGGCGCGCGAGGTGGCGGACTACGCCCTCCCGCGACTCGGCAGTTACCTGACGGAAAGCGGCCGGGAGCTCAAGGAGCTCTATCGAGGTAACGGCAACTCTTGGACAGGGCTCCTCCGACGGTCCGGTCTACTGCGCTCGGACCCACCCCAGGACGAGGCGGCGCTGCTGAGGCGCATCCCCTCGTTCCTCCACGTCGACGACCCACTCCGTGTCGCCGCCTACATCCGCCTACTTGAGGACGGCGCACCAGCGTACGAGACACTCGATGAACGGGGCCAGGCCTACGCCCGCATGCTGTTCTTCCAGCTCTGGCCGCTGGGCGGCAGCACCCGTAAGGGCTTCGCGAGTTACGACGAGGGCTTCGCCACACTCGTGGACCAGCAGGCCTTCCGGGATGAGCTCCGTCAGGTGCTGGCTTACAACCTGGACCGCACAGAACACATTCCCATCTCGCTGACGTCCGCTCACCTCGATCTGCCGCTGACCGTCCACGCCTCGTATAGCCGTGAGGAGATCCTCCCCGCACTGGGCCAGTCCTTCATTGGCGGGTTCATGCCGGGAGACTTTCGTGAGGGCGTGAAGTGGTGTGAGTCCATCAAGACGGATGCCCTGCTCATCACGTTGGAGAAGGACGAGAAGGACTTCTCTCCCCAGACGCGCTACCGCGACTACGCCTTGAGTGAGCAACTCTTCCACTGGGAATCCCAGAACCAGACCTCCGACACGTCACCCACTGGCTTGCGTTATCAGTGTCACGCCGTCGAAGGAAGCCAGGTCCTGCTTTTCGCCCGCCGCTACAAGACCACGGACATAGGCGGTGCTCAGCCATGGATGCTGCTCGGCCCGGCCTCCTACGTCGAGCACCGGGGTAGCAAGCCCATGGCGATCACCTGGCGACTCCACTACGACATCCCGGTCGACGTCTACTCCTACGCGGCGATCGCGGCGAGTTAG
- a CDS encoding MrcB family domain-containing protein yields MSLRDLLIRIAQTYEPDGMASSDLPGHAALWEVEKRTDLPWPTGCSAIGYGGQGKASLTPWIGVFDRTINENPHDGLYLAYIFDYPRHSVTLTLQQGVTKLSKVYGKGGKLHRYLTVQAQTLRGALRPELADEWQDTMDLLVGTQHWRPRSYEKANVAARRYLVESLPSDDDLVKDLGEAVQLLRDAAVVDRFWLQSPTATEPIIEFAEHGHAEDPLADFQAKSSDSYYVDVQGGRQERTKEHEALLLRFAQHAAACGYVAITKNMHPRDVVLRHPRFPQREWLVEGKTVKPRAAYRAVREAVGQLYEYRHFYYERKGHPEAPHLVALFTHDIGEYADYLATLGIAAIWERPSGWGGSQQAIDWRLADSDD; encoded by the coding sequence ATGTCTCTCCGTGACCTGCTGATACGCATAGCGCAGACCTACGAGCCCGACGGCATGGCGTCCAGCGATCTCCCTGGACACGCCGCGTTGTGGGAAGTGGAGAAGCGAACGGACCTGCCCTGGCCCACGGGTTGCTCCGCCATAGGCTACGGCGGGCAGGGGAAGGCGAGCCTGACACCCTGGATCGGGGTCTTCGACCGCACCATCAACGAGAACCCGCACGACGGCCTCTACCTGGCCTACATTTTCGACTACCCACGTCACTCGGTCACCCTGACCTTGCAGCAGGGCGTGACCAAGCTGAGCAAGGTGTACGGCAAGGGCGGCAAGCTGCATCGCTATCTGACCGTCCAGGCGCAGACGTTGCGGGGAGCCCTACGGCCGGAGTTGGCCGACGAGTGGCAGGACACGATGGACCTGCTGGTGGGCACCCAGCACTGGCGGCCCCGTTCCTACGAGAAGGCCAACGTGGCGGCGCGGCGGTACCTGGTGGAGAGCCTGCCCTCGGACGACGACCTGGTGAAGGACTTGGGGGAGGCGGTGCAACTCCTGCGGGACGCAGCCGTGGTGGACCGCTTCTGGCTCCAGTCGCCGACGGCCACGGAACCGATCATCGAGTTTGCCGAGCACGGCCACGCCGAGGACCCGCTGGCCGACTTCCAGGCGAAGAGCAGCGACAGCTACTACGTCGACGTCCAGGGCGGCAGGCAGGAGCGGACCAAGGAGCATGAGGCGTTGCTCCTGAGGTTCGCGCAGCACGCGGCCGCCTGCGGGTACGTCGCGATCACGAAGAACATGCACCCGCGTGACGTCGTCCTACGACACCCCCGTTTTCCCCAACGCGAGTGGCTGGTCGAGGGCAAGACGGTGAAGCCTCGGGCGGCGTACCGGGCCGTCCGTGAGGCGGTCGGCCAGCTGTACGAGTACCGGCACTTCTACTACGAGAGGAAGGGGCACCCGGAGGCTCCGCACCTCGTGGCGCTGTTCACGCACGACATAGGGGAGTACGCCGACTACCTGGCCACACTGGGCATCGCGGCCATCTGGGAGCGACCCAGCGGGTGGGGCGGCTCCCAGCAGGCCATCGATTGGCGGTTGGCCGACTCCGACGACTAG
- a CDS encoding excalibur calcium-binding domain-containing protein, whose protein sequence is MSNAYQQPSAARPLYRVKRVWAGGALLLIIGTGCGALGSEDAPKATTKAASAVTVTTTATATATATPSAAPAPTVTVTETVTATTTVTRQAPAPAAAPDSNDDSGGGDDSGGDVYYANCAAARAAGAAPVHRGDPGYASHLDRDNDGVGCDNG, encoded by the coding sequence ATGAGCAACGCCTACCAGCAGCCGTCCGCCGCCCGCCCCCTGTACCGCGTGAAGCGCGTCTGGGCGGGCGGCGCGCTGCTCCTGATCATCGGCACGGGCTGCGGGGCCCTCGGCTCCGAGGACGCCCCCAAGGCCACCACCAAGGCCGCCTCCGCCGTCACGGTCACCACCACGGCCACCGCCACCGCCACGGCCACCCCCTCCGCCGCCCCGGCCCCCACGGTCACCGTCACCGAAACGGTCACGGCGACGACCACGGTCACCCGCCAGGCCCCCGCCCCGGCGGCCGCCCCCGACTCGAACGACGACAGCGGTGGCGGCGACGACAGCGGCGGCGACGTCTACTACGCCAACTGCGCCGCCGCCCGTGCCGCCGGCGCCGCCCCCGTCCACCGCGGCGACCCCGGCTACGCCAGCCACCTCGACCGCGACAACGACGGCGTGGGCTGCGACAACGGGTGA
- a CDS encoding SEC-C domain-containing protein → MRPDTPADHITEAERLLRTAERYPEDREPLLLQAAAHLELAGDRARATTLYDDLLAATPPPENPHLIKALKAANLWEYGHEAEARVIIDGLRATPVTDGAAWEIVAETLEAHDELETAEATFSTAVTALVPSPEDEVPYAHQSLLMGRHRVRRLLALRHDDWDVLADRLHTGAVPLDELHDPKRLWSLGSSDPAELRAEITRLRSELGSYRTALSRPFPVAVLLWPAGELDELLAAYPELESEYPTHEAHLTDLEASLRELSAAGTPNLGIVQGTVPSYEAFAASEYTSPSNAALLPQYATTLAARGRATPWPPPRTSPCWCGSGTKYAACHGTARI, encoded by the coding sequence ATGCGCCCCGACACGCCTGCCGATCACATCACCGAAGCCGAGCGTCTGCTGCGCACCGCGGAGCGGTACCCCGAGGACCGCGAACCGCTGCTCCTCCAGGCGGCCGCCCACCTGGAGCTGGCCGGCGACCGCGCACGCGCGACGACGCTGTACGACGACCTCCTGGCCGCGACGCCGCCCCCGGAGAACCCGCACCTGATCAAGGCCCTGAAGGCCGCCAACCTGTGGGAGTACGGCCACGAGGCCGAGGCGCGGGTCATCATCGACGGCCTCCGCGCGACGCCGGTCACCGACGGCGCGGCCTGGGAGATCGTCGCGGAGACCCTGGAGGCCCACGACGAGCTGGAGACCGCCGAGGCCACCTTCAGCACGGCCGTCACCGCCCTCGTCCCGTCCCCCGAGGACGAGGTGCCCTACGCGCACCAGTCGCTGCTCATGGGCCGCCACCGGGTGCGCCGCCTGCTGGCGCTGCGCCACGACGACTGGGACGTCCTGGCGGACCGCCTCCACACGGGCGCCGTCCCGCTGGACGAGCTGCACGACCCGAAGCGCCTGTGGTCGCTCGGCTCCTCCGACCCGGCCGAGCTGCGGGCGGAGATCACCCGGCTGCGCAGTGAGCTCGGCTCGTACCGCACGGCCCTGTCCCGCCCGTTCCCGGTGGCGGTCCTGCTCTGGCCGGCCGGCGAGCTGGACGAGCTCCTCGCGGCCTACCCGGAGCTGGAGTCGGAGTACCCCACGCATGAGGCCCACCTCACGGACCTGGAGGCCTCGCTGCGCGAACTCTCCGCCGCGGGCACCCCCAACCTGGGCATCGTCCAGGGCACGGTCCCGTCGTACGAGGCGTTCGCGGCCTCCGAGTACACGTCGCCGTCCAACGCGGCGCTCCTCCCCCAGTACGCCACCACCCTCGCCGCCCGCGGCCGCGCCACCCCCTGGCCCCCGCCCCGCACGTCCCCCTGCTGGTGCGGCTCGGGCACGAAGTACGCGGCGTGCCACGGGACGGCACGCATCTGA